A single window of Sporosarcina sp. Marseille-Q4943 DNA harbors:
- a CDS encoding nuclease-related domain-containing protein: MPSQHEAIPSLRSKQATVQAGFGGEQELDKVLEGYAFSMKHGIFNDLSLASSTYFQVDTLFITPSYAVLFEVKNIAGELTVTQNPPQMIRVLDSGQVSGFKSPIAQLESNCELFQDWLYSRNISLPVYGAVVLAYARQRIEVFDTNTPILFPSAVPTFIRKLPTTSPLLDDETFADLLSQLSSSHRDFIPSPICETYSIPRNDIRTGVICPGCGFIGMEKYMGGWRCLACGGTSRDAHKKAIRDWFLLFGGGMRNKDCREFLRVDKQQTAHRLLASMDLEVVGAKRNRSYYMSFHMERKKRT, encoded by the coding sequence TTGCCGAGTCAACATGAAGCGATTCCTTCTTTGCGCTCGAAGCAAGCGACGGTCCAAGCAGGATTTGGCGGCGAGCAGGAATTGGACAAAGTGTTAGAGGGCTATGCTTTTTCAATGAAGCATGGCATTTTTAACGATCTATCGCTAGCCTCCAGTACATATTTTCAAGTGGACACGCTCTTCATCACCCCGTCGTATGCGGTTTTGTTCGAAGTGAAGAATATTGCGGGCGAACTGACGGTGACACAAAATCCGCCTCAAATGATCCGCGTGCTCGATTCAGGCCAAGTGAGCGGGTTCAAAAGCCCAATCGCCCAGCTGGAGAGCAACTGTGAACTGTTTCAAGACTGGCTCTATAGCCGAAACATCTCATTGCCGGTATACGGCGCCGTCGTCCTCGCGTATGCAAGGCAACGCATCGAAGTATTCGACACGAATACCCCTATTCTTTTTCCAAGTGCGGTCCCCACATTCATCCGCAAACTCCCAACAACCTCCCCATTGTTGGATGACGAAACTTTCGCCGACCTACTATCGCAGCTAAGCAGCTCCCATCGCGACTTTATTCCTTCTCCTATTTGTGAAACTTATTCGATTCCACGCAATGACATACGGACAGGTGTGATTTGTCCGGGATGTGGGTTTATTGGCATGGAAAAATATATGGGCGGGTGGCGTTGTTTAGCTTGCGGCGGAACAAGCCGGGATGCGCATAAGAAGGCCATTCGTGACTGGTTTCTATTGTTTGGCGGTGGAATGAGGAATAAAGATTGTCGGGAGTTTTTAAGAGTTGATAAACAGCAGACTGCACATCGGCTATTGGCTTCTATGGATTTAGAGGTGGTGGGGGCTAAGAGAAACAGGTCTTATTACATGAGTTTTCATATGGAACGCAAAAAGCGC
- a CDS encoding VOC family protein, whose translation MTQVCVISIHVPNMKEAIQFYTEVLGFEVNKEYGPKIITLVHGELPIVLEESEHAARNASSSGVVLTLKSDDIHQSLEVLKEHDVELIIAEPADCPPGKYISFKDPFGNVWEYLQFIE comes from the coding sequence ATGACGCAAGTTTGCGTGATTAGCATTCATGTGCCGAATATGAAGGAGGCCATCCAATTTTATACGGAAGTATTGGGGTTTGAAGTGAACAAAGAGTATGGACCGAAAATTATAACGCTTGTCCACGGAGAGCTGCCCATCGTTTTGGAGGAGTCGGAGCATGCGGCACGCAATGCAAGTTCTTCTGGAGTTGTACTCACGTTGAAGAGTGACGACATCCACCAATCTCTTGAAGTGCTCAAAGAACACGATGTGGAATTGATTATCGCGGAACCCGCAGACTGCCCGCCAGGAAAATATATTAGTTTTAAGGATCCGTTCGGGAATGTGTGGGAGTATTTGCAGTTCATTGAATAG